The genomic interval CGCCGGCTTAACGTTCAACACTCAAAACGCTTTAACGCTTTATCGCAGCATGAGCTGCCTGAGGTTGTCGTGCAAGATGGTGTCCTTGACGTCGCGGAACACCATCTTAATGTTCTCGGTGTTGATGGCGGTGGTGAAGTGGTAGTAGAGTGGCTTCTGCTGCTGGTCCCGGCGCTTGGCCTTGAAGCACTCCACCAGGAACTTCTGCACGTCCTCCAGGTCGTGCGGCTCGCCCTCGTACTCGGGAAAGTAGTCCTTAATCGACACGGTGGCCACCTTCTCCTCCAGCAAGTCCGTCTtgttgaggaagaggatgatggagACCTTGGCGAAGACGCGGTTGTTGACGATGGTCTCGAAGATGTTGAGCGACTCCATGAGCCGGTTGGTCTGCCGGTCCTCCATCAGCACCTGGTCGTACTCGCTGGacgaggtgaggaagaggatggaggtgACGCTGTCGAAGCACTCGAACCAGCGACGCCGCTCCGAGCGCTGGCCGCCCACGTCCACCATCTTGAAGGGCACGTTCTTGATCTCGAACTCGTACTCGTGGATGCCCTTGGTGGGCTTGCGCGCCAGCAGGATGTCCTGCTGCGACGGCAGGTAGTCCTGGATaatcaggggagagagagagggtggaaatGTGCGTTATATACGTTAAACAAATACTTTCGGCCCCTGTCGTGGCTCAAACGGCCAGGCCActtaggcccaatctcaattcaccccttacccctaccccttacccctccaaacggagtctgcctggccgaacccctcatttttgagggctacaaagtcctcccccttacctctacccctctgccttaacggctattgggatacccctacccctacacaaaacggaggggaggggtaaggggtagggccaaggggtgaattgagattgggccttacTGTGCccctctcacattcacacatgaatccaaacactttcacacatacagtacatgtgcacatgCTTGATCAGGAATTCCCTTGGAATTTGCTGTGTGTGGGAGGGATTGTCTGGGTTTGGGCTTTTCTGATTGCTGAGAAGTGTGGAAAAAAAGATTTGCTACTGTTGATTCATCATGGTACAGCATGAgctttgcatgtacagtatatgctgagCTCTGGACAGCCCTGGGAACAAGTCAAACCCTGCCTATATGCACACATAGTGGACATAGACAACATTAACATTACAGTCGCATATTACAGGgagatttctttacacttgaatgacaatctcactgggataatatcctacgcagtgcgcacctgtccaactacagagacGTGCGAAAGTGTCTGaactcatttcccaaccctatctCATCACTAAGTTCATGTCTGACTTCACTAACccagacacaaaacacagacacaaaaagtgcatcaaaTCTGCACACCATGTTAAATATTTAATTTTTCTTTTAATATTTAATGTTTGTTTTTATCCATGGTGACAGGTGATGTTTCCTATCAAATGATACTGTCTACCGTTTCCACCATTGCACACAAAGGCACTCACATGTGAATACACATGACGGCACTCTTACACACTTCAATGCCACACTTACATGTACAAACTGTCAGAGCTGATACTATAACCTGCCCTGAGGTCACGAGTCACCCAGTACTAACATGTAAAACTATGTAAAGATGGGGCTTAGAGTAGCCACCAGTGCacgaagggagaggaggaaatgatGAGTATAACTTTGCATAGTATGACATCAGTAGTACAACAAAGCTCTGATTCATATACAgcacatacattcacatacagCAGCGTTAGTAGGAGGACTGTTCaattggggggggaaaaaatcaagatcatgattattttggtcaataTTGAAATCCTGGTTAAATAAATGATTATGTTTTAGTGGCAAAATTGATTTATTCCAACATTTCTCTTTTGAGAGTCgcttggttataaagcgtctgccaaatgcaatgtaatgtaataatgtaatttcGCTCTCTCTCAAAAACATTTCATTAAAACACCATTAATAATTCTTATATATAAAACTATTCTATTCATAACATTAGATTATGTTGCTGTCCGAATCTCTGGTTAACCCTTTACCCTGAAACTGATGCATTTGGTCTGTTTCTGCACTCAACTGTACTTCTATTGTAGAGTAAAAATGGTAAATAATTGTTTCAAGTTGCTTAAATGAATATTTTGATCGTTAGACTTGAAAACCAACCGTGATAAAAAAATCAATAACTTGCACAGCCTTAAGGGTTAGATTGGGAAAGTGAAGTGTTTTATGTGATTCTATTGTCGCGTGACTTACCGGCTGTCCGAGTTTATCCAAATTGTCCAAGAAATATTTCACGGATTCGCCCTGTAAACAGAAGAAACAGAAATACAGATCAGCTCTCTTTTAAATTAGTGTCAGGCAGGAGTTAAATAATACTTTCTCAATGCTAACAACTCAAGCATAAACTTAAACAGGGTCACAACCGTTCATATCAGTCTGGGCAGCTTGCCTCCTGCCCTCTGGCGTGAACTATGGCAATAGGTCACAATAAACAAGCGAATCAAGAGTTTAGTGAACTCAAAAAACATTAGTCTAGTTTAGGAGCGCGgggcggtttgtgtgtgtgtctctcattcCAGCAGAGTCTGTCTGGCTGGGCCTTTctggagtgagagagcgagagcgagagagagagaccttctgGTTCGCCGGGCGGTCATGTCTGAACAAGCAGAGAACCTACATTTGTGAAGAGCAAATTCACTGCACTATCAGACAGAGTTCAACAGGTAACTTTGAGACATGGATGTCATCCAATCGTAAATATGATAGTCATTGGCCAAGTCAAAATTCCTTTATATCCCGCTTTTCATATGGACCGAATGTCTTTGAAACTATTGAGACATACAGTAGCCCTTCTTATATGTACGTCATTACCAGAATGGTAAGTTAAGGCTCTGTGTAACGATGTAGCATCAATGACTATCACAGTGTTCCACTAGTGTAACAGTGTGCATGATGAGTATAAAGGGAGAGGAAACTTACATTTATCCCAAAGGCTGGGACCAAAGTGAAATTGTTTAgaaagtaaaagttgaatgcAATTCATAGTGAAAAACCCAAAGCCACACAAGTCCAGAAAACAAAGGGCAAACAATTTCCCCCGAAGAGTAGCCGATTCTGTAAAAAAGAGCCAAGCCTTTAAGACGTTTCTGTGTACCGAAAGGATTTCACTGCAATAACAGCCAGGGTTCACCAGGTAAGTCTGAGCCATAGATTCTCAAATCTGCAGTCAGAATGTTGTGCAGGGCTATAGCAAAAAAAAGCCATAATCTACAGTTAACAACAATACAATGTTACTCTATGCAAGTTCACAAAGCATTGCACTTTCCCGGAAGGTTTACCAATCCTTTATCCAAGACAGTTCTATGAACAGCACTTGAAAAGTTCCGGAAGGATCAGTGACTGTACAATCAGCACAATGATTCTGGTTCCGCCGAGATGTACAATAAACTGTATCTTCAGCAAGTGTTGGAGGACGCAACACATTAtatgttaataataatattatgttAATAATATATTATATGCACTCATGCTTAGTAAAACTTATTTTACAGCTCAAGGGCAGGTGGAAAAATAGCCTAGTTCCACAAATGGTGGAATGACACTTTAAATATGAGGTATAAACAATTGCCTTTACGGAATAAACAATTCACATAGGTCTATTATGGCCTAttgcatccaacacacacacacacacacacacacacacacacacacacacacacacacacacacacacacacacacacacacacacacacacacacacacacacacacacacacacacacacacacacacacacacacacacacacacacacacgcacgctaaagGCCAGGTCATCTCCAATAACCGGCTTTTGTGCTACACAGGGCTGGGGCAGCAACCAGCAGCAGCGGCACTATATTGGGTGTCACTGGAGTGGAAAAGTACAGCGGAGGACCAGTAAGACCAGTTTGACACCTCCGAATATGTGCGCGAGTCGACCAGTTTACCACAATTCTGCCCTAATGGACACTGATCTCAAACCTGCTCGTAGTTACTGTAGTCCGAGTGAGACACAAAGAAGGCAGGAAGTTTCACTCATCCACAATTCATATTGTGGATGAAACACACTAAACAGGTGGAAAGTTTCATGCGTGTTCCTACAAGTAGGCTAAATGATGGagtaaaaaaccccacaaaaacaaCTACTAACCTAACCGTGATCACAAGTCTCAGACCAATTCAGAAGTCTAAATGAAACACAAAACTGGTGGAAAGTTTCCCTGCTGGTCCTGTAAaaggtgcattttttttgttttaaagtgACCCAACTAACCATGGGTAACGTGTTAAGCCTAATCttgaggggggggtggggaaaTCAATGCCATGCAGCACCAAGCTGTTCCCTGTgaaacacacaaacccactctGGTGCGGCCGGCGTCCTGAAAGATTTCGCAAATCTGGCGATTTGTTTGCTGAAGGTGAAAAAAAATGGAATCTGAGGGCAGTGCAGCATAGTGCAGctgtttccctccctccctccctctgtccctgcctccttctttctcttccccctctctctctcccttcctccttctctctctccctcccttc from Engraulis encrasicolus isolate BLACKSEA-1 chromosome 17, IST_EnEncr_1.0, whole genome shotgun sequence carries:
- the gna13a gene encoding guanine nucleotide-binding protein subunit alpha-13a — encoded protein: MADFLPSRSLVCFTNCLLNQHEAEQTRKSKEIDKCISRDKTYAKKLVKILLLGAGESGKSTFLKQMRIIHGQDFDRGAREEFRATIYSNVIKGVRVLVDAREKLHIPWGDEDNQVHGETMMGFDTRSSMMLHGMVETKVFLHYLPSIRALWHDSGIQNAYDRRREFQLGESVKYFLDNLDKLGQPDYLPSQQDILLARKPTKGIHEYEFEIKNVPFKMVDVGGQRSERRRWFECFDSVTSILFLTSSSEYDQVLMEDRQTNRLMESLNIFETIVNNRVFAKVSIILFLNKTDLLEEKVATVSIKDYFPEYEGEPHDLEDVQKFLVECFKAKRRDQQQKPLYYHFTTAINTENIKMVFRDVKDTILHDNLRQLMLR